One Oryctolagus cuniculus chromosome 7, mOryCun1.1, whole genome shotgun sequence genomic window, ATACCTATCACAATGCACacgctatgtaaatagttgttagacTGATTGATAGAAAATAATGACAGGAAAAAAGCCTGAGCATGCTCAGTGCAGACACAATTTTGTTCCTTaacattttcactttgtgtttgcaGGAATCAGCAGATGCAGAACCCATGGGGAAGGAGCCCTCAGATATGGAAAATGGACTCTACATACTTCTTGGTATGGCAGACAAGCCCCTCAGTGACAATCCCTCTGTCTATTTAATCTCACATTTTGCAGTCACTCTCACTGCTCTCTAACCTTCCCTATGCCTCTCAGTCCTCCTAAACTTTCACTTCCTAGTGCATCAGATGATGACCTACAGACCTTTGCACATGTGCTACCCCCCTTGGCCTGAAGGGTAAGCCCTAGGGAAAACTCTGCCACATCTATCAGGACTCAGCAGAAAGTCATTTCCATAGAAGCCTGGCCTGACCCTCCCTCCGCACTAAGACTTGGAGAACTTTCTCCTGTAAACCCAAAGTTCATACTCTCTGCTTTCCCTATCTTCCCACATACCACATGATGTTGAAATGGTCTTCCTGAAGGTAAGAACCCAGAGACAAGGTGTCTGGTTTCACCACTACATTCCGTTCCAGCAAAGCATCTGGAATACATCAGGTGCACAGTGAGTTATCTTTATTGGTTGAGTGAGTAGATGAAAGAAAGGTTCTGGTCATTCAGCAAGGGAGCTGCATGAGAATAGAGGCTTTGTTCTGCTCACTAGTCAACAACACTGAGACCTTTCTGAGGACAGCTGAGGGCAGCTTGATGGAGTGAAAAAGTCAGGTATTGCCCATGTCCTTCCACACATCCCTAGGGTCCAGAAAGCATTTGAGAAGTACAAAGACTTAGCTCAATCAGGAAACAATTACACTCACCTTTTGTGTCTTTGCTATTTGTCACTCTTTATAAAgcaagacatttatttttatttactaagggcttatttttctttaaaaccatCTTTGAAAATTATGATagatgtgggggctggcattgttgcatagcaggttatgccagaattccatataggcaccggttcaagacctgtctgctccacttctgattcagcttccagcttgggaaagcagtggaagttggcccaagttcctggacccctggacccacatgggagacctgggagaaactccagacttctggcttccgcctggcccagcactggctgttgcaaccatttggggagtgaaccaatagatggaagattgatgtttctcctcctcctctttctcttcctcctctctttcaaacaactaactctgcctttcaaataaataaaaaataaatatttttttaaaaaaattatgatagaCAAATAACAATGAGAAAGGATAGGTGGCTCCACTTTTTGCTAGAAGGCAAGTTTTTAATGGTTTCCACTCTGGTTTACCAATGTTATGATAAGAACAGTAGAACATTGGCcagtgccgtagctcactaggctaatcctccacctgagctgccagcacccagggttctagtcccagctggggcaccgggatctatcccggttgctcctctaccagtccagctctctgctgtggctcaggaaggcagtggaggatggcccaagttcttgggccctgcacccgcatgggagaccaggaggaaacatctggctcctgacttcagatcggcacagtgtgcttgccgcagcgctggctgtagcagccatttagggggtgaaccaacaaaaaggaaaacctttctctctctctctctctcactaactctgcctgtttaaaaaaaaaaaaaaaaagaacagtaaaaCAAGCTGACTCCAACAGGCTGCCCTCAGTGCCTCCTGAAACATCTTGATCTTGCTGAGTACAAGCAATATCAAGACTAGACAATACCTAGTACTTCTCTTTTCACTTAAAACTATCAAGATGATGTCCATTCTTCCCATTAGTGTCAAAACAGGATGCATGCCATCATCCACAACTCGGATATCAGAATCACAAGCATGAAATAAATCAGCAAATTGTTGCTGAGAATATAAGAAAgcatgaggggccggcgccgaggctcactaggctaatcctccgcctcgtggcgccagcacaccaggttctagtcccggtcggggcgccggattctgtcccagttgtccctcttccaggccagctctctgctgtggccagggagtgcagtggaggatggcccaagtgcttgggccctgcaccccatgggagaccaggataagtacctggctcctgccatcggatcagcgcggtgtgccggccgcagcgcgccagccgcggcggctattagaaggtgaaccaacggcaaaggaagacctttctctctgtctctctctcactgtctactctgcctgtcaaaaaaaaaaaaaaagaaaagaaaaaagaaaaagaaaagaaagaaataaagcatGAGGCTTGGGTGTTGAGGGACCAGATGATCATTTCATTAAAAGTTTACTGCAAATTGTGATCATATCAAAAATGTTCAATGCAATAGTGTTAGGGACATTAAAAGCTTAGTGACAGTAAAGCCTGACTTGAATGATTCACTAAATCGGCAACAACCACAGAAATCACAAAGAGAGATTATTGTCCAACTcaaaaatcattaatatttaCTTAAAGTCTTTTATATCAAAAGTCCTATTTTTACTAAACAGATCAATGAAAGAAGTAAAAGCCCTCTCCGCTTTTTTCCTTTAACAGGAGATCAAAGTACAACACAATGAGGTAATTGAATTTGCTTGAAATCAAATTTAAGtaaagtatctttttttattttttatttgaaaggcagagttagagagaggcagaagcagaaagagagagagagagagggagagagagagagagaggtctttcatcccctggttcactccccagatggccgcaatggctggagctgagccgatccgaagccaggagccagaagtttcttctgggtctcccacgtgggtgcagggacccaagcacttgggccatcttctattgctttcccaggccatagcagagagctggatcagaactggaggagctggggctcaaacctgtgcccatatgggatgctggcactggaagcgatggctttacctgctgcaccacagagccagccctgtgaagtactttttttaatgtttctttatttatttctaagacagagtgatagaaaaagagaaagagaggtcttctcttGTACCCCTGCAGCCTCATGGGAGTTCTGAAAGAAACTCTGgccttccagctttggcctggcccccagccccagccattgcagccatttcggggtaaatcagcagatggaagattctctctctctccttttgatctgatggatcattccccaaatgccttcaatagccaaggctgtgccataccaaagccagggaCTTGTatctccatctgaatctcccacatgggtgacaataacccaagcacttgggccatcatgcactGACATCcgggtgtattagcagaaagctgagccagaagcagagtagctagaactTGAATCCATATGGGAGGCATATTGGTGGCTAAACCCATGTGCCACAAGGCCTGCTGTATGGAGCCTTTTTTTGAGTAGTTGAGCCTCAAAATGGGAACCCAGTAACAGTTGGATTAGTTTTTCGCTTATGTTATAAATAAAACTCTATTATGAAGACAAATTGATATAGGTCATGAACTGTTGCATTTTCACAGTCTTAACTATGAATCGTGTTTAAGGATACATTACAAGCTAGAACTTAAAGTAATAAATTTAGCCTTTGCCAATAACAAACTGCAGGCTAAAATCTCTCCCATCATGGATACCATCAAAGATGGGTACAGTTAGGACAGaaattaaacataaatatttCCTTTCCCAATATAGAGTGTATAGACCATGAAATAATTcttaacaataaatatttattaactatgGTTTCTAAGAATGAAtatgaaaaatcttaaaatataaaaatataagaaaataattttattcatgcaGCATTTTCATAGACAGTGAACATAGCCTAAGTCCATAAGCTTCTAAAGTGAAATGAGCTGGTTGGCTGGGAGGGGACAAGGTGTGAGGGGCCACTATGCAGTCAGGGTCACAGCTCTCCTGGTGGACTGTTGGGTTCCTGTAGGCTGGGTCTGGGTGGTGCTCCTTCTGGTGCTGGGCTTGTTACTTATACTTTTGATTGCTGTTTTCACCCACTTGGCTTGTGGATCAGCACAGACTTTTAGGCCACGTTTGGTAATAAAACTGCaatggaagagaaagacagaaaagttAGCCACATTCTCTAAGCCTCAGGGCCTTAGGTCAGACCAGACAGGAAGAGTTCTTATGCAGAACAACGGGGAGAAATAGTCTTTCAGAACCATAAGACCATAAATGAACACCTTTCTTCTGGCATCTATCTCAACTCAAGGGAGAACTACCTCTAGAAAACTCCTTGGTTCATCCTAATTGACAGGCCCCTTTTCTCATCATCCAGTTTAATTATTGTATCTTCTTCCATTCCAAAACTACATGCACTCatctgatttttttattaaagataatgtattttaatttttgaggagaAATTTTGGAATAATGTGTTAGGAAGAACTGCTGCTTCTAAATATGAGGTCCTGGAAAGAAAGCAGTGCCACATAGGCTGCTTTTTACCCGTATCCTTGAGCTACAGTAACTAATTAAGCACACACTCTTCTCAAGTCTACCCCTAACCATGGCTGTGTGGACAAGTCCTGACACAGGTCAGCCATCTGAAAACCCAGTCCTCAGAAGTAGGTGCAGAATTCACCTGATTCCCTATAAATTAAATTAGAATGGAGGACTAATCTTTATTTTCTGACTGCATTTTCAGAGGAATCATTATTTGATAGGACTTCAGGGAGACAATTAATAAGAAAAACTAAAGTGCTATTGGTTAAGTTGAGGTTTTCCTATATGTTGACCTATTTTTCCTGAGGAGGGCAGCATTTTTATCAactgtgtttctgtatttctgtgcttCACCAAGTCAGCTCTGGGGATTCAAACTCACATTACTGCTTTCATGGGGCCCTCCTTGATGGTGTAGGTCCTGATCCTGTTCACTGGCAGTGGCTGGGTAGTCAGACTGACACAGATACTCTTATCTGGAACTTCACTCCCCACACCTGAAGGGGAAAACAGACAAATAAGCATACAACTCAACAAATATCAAGCTCCATAGAACAATTGCCTGTTAGATTATTCTAACAGTGCTGTACAAATACAAGTCCAATTGCTCCTTGTAGAAGAGATGGTTCACATTGGTATTCTCAGTGTCTTACATATCATAGATTCTTAGCACATGCTTgactaattaaaaaaattgaaatcatggtATTATTTCAGGAACTTCATGCTAAGAGAAAATAACAAGGTGTTGTCCATCTACGTTTAGTTTCACCAGTACACCAATGATGGCTAGCAGATGCCCCAAtggcattcattcactcattcatttatgcaaCAGCTCTTCATTGAGTGCCTATCATGACCCTAGTATTTATAGCACTAATTAATACAAACATTGATCCTGTTTTCATGGAGCACATCTATGCCTCAAGTAGGCAATAAACAGGTAAACAGAGAAGATCATTTGAATTAGTTATAAGCACTACAGTGCTATAAATGAAGGAGCAAAAGAATCATGCAATGAAGACTCCTTTCAGCAAGGCGACCTCCAGTGAAGGGGGGCAGCTTTCTTTTCGCTGAGTAAAGGTGTTCTCATTTTAGGAAGTAGCTGCTAAAGCATTCATCCTCAACAGAAATGACCCAAGGGGAATTGAAGTCAAGTGTGGGGAA contains:
- the LOC100349255 gene encoding lymphotactin, producing the protein MRRLLLVLLCICCLTTSIVEGVGSEVPDKSICVSLTTQPLPVNRIRTYTIKEGPMKAVIFITKRGLKVCADPQAKWVKTAIKSISNKPSTRRSTTQTQPTGTQQSTRRAVTLTA